A genome region from bacterium includes the following:
- a CDS encoding glycoside hydrolase produces the protein MRIEVSEPESVVLVPSTPEHPHNGEADMIHLKNGDLLLAYGQWCGKDDLDEAEIRYITSSDGGRTWDNDSVLLPNEGNIATYSVSLLRMQNDEILMSYGVRESLEDRTVYFRKSSDECKTWSPRVKLEVPPAWYSGYTGISNNRLIQLRSGRILAAAWAGWANDKTIIGFTAYSDDFGQTWRKSDDVDIRTIDPSSSYGADDPAVVELKDGRVMMLVSTELGCLAKSYSKDQGKTWTRPVRVRELVAPKTPATIARIPATGDLLLVWNYNTTECYPLNSMISKDDGKTWSNLRVIDDSNNSSYVSITPVDDRILLTYWSYDSTGTSLILKSFDYRWFYQKNR, from the coding sequence ATGCGAATTGAGGTTTCCGAGCCAGAGTCGGTAGTACTGGTTCCTTCTACACCCGAGCACCCGCATAATGGTGAAGCAGATATGATTCACCTAAAGAATGGTGATTTATTATTGGCGTACGGGCAGTGGTGCGGCAAGGATGATCTTGATGAGGCCGAAATAAGGTATATTACGTCATCTGACGGCGGTAGAACATGGGACAATGACAGTGTGCTTTTGCCGAACGAGGGCAATATAGCAACATATTCTGTTTCTCTGCTGCGTATGCAAAACGATGAGATATTGATGTCTTATGGTGTCAGGGAATCTCTCGAAGATCGAACAGTTTACTTCCGAAAATCCTCAGACGAGTGCAAGACTTGGAGTCCTCGAGTCAAACTGGAGGTTCCGCCTGCATGGTATTCCGGTTATACTGGGATCAGCAACAATAGACTAATCCAACTCAGGAGTGGACGTATTCTTGCGGCTGCGTGGGCTGGATGGGCAAACGATAAAACGATAATAGGTTTTACAGCCTATTCCGACGATTTCGGCCAAACATGGCGCAAAAGCGATGATGTTGATATAAGAACAATCGACCCGTCAAGCAGCTATGGTGCGGATGATCCGGCAGTTGTGGAACTCAAAGATGGGCGAGTGATGATGTTAGTCAGCACCGAGTTGGGGTGTCTGGCAAAAAGCTATTCAAAAGACCAGGGTAAGACTTGGACTCGTCCAGTTCGTGTTCGGGAACTTGTTGCGCCAAAAACACCTGCTACCATTGCTCGAATCCCTGCCACAGGTGATCTCCTGCTGGTTTGGAACTACAACACGACAGAGTGTTATCCGCTGAACTCAATGATATCCAAAGATGATGGTAAGACCTGGAGTAACTTACGTGTTATAGATGACAGCAACAATTCCTCCTATGTCAGTATAACACCAGTAGACGACAGGATATTATTGACATATTGGTCCTACGATTCTACCGGCACAAGCCTCATTCTAAAGTCCTTCGATTATCGATGGTTCTACCAAAAGAACAGATAA
- a CDS encoding Ig-like domain-containing protein produces MIAASGLWAQVGVTITAPSTQVIGQPGVNMPVTFYITLTTTGEGVISIKDASKIILYCSPDTDIYATPFPLGDKCDSGNGNLTLVSVSGNVITYTVYPAKDCQLSLYIGAGAFTTSDDEPLTNEEDVAGPVVTYIDAPRTKITPISSDPTNDPNVFFHIEFSKAVSGFSGSDIEFESVSNAGAAGGTKTAVLTEDDGYSGEVFTVGVSGMTYPGRVRIYVPQDSATSDDQGVGNWSASQCACTVNSVVYDDVAPSGLALTRPDAGDGISVVSDNSATYTTARPIIDIAGNVTDDTSVARVTWSNDRGGSGTCTGTTSWAKNGIYLEPGTNVITITAYDTAGNSVSYTLSVGCTNRYWNDVADDGGSYGVTATLGLASSLKLDPDSGYPKVSYYDSTNGDLKYAAWDGTQWQVQTLDGSASNVGSYTSLALDSDGNPHIAYYDVTNTDLKYIYLRNGVWKSGIVDGSSGASDRVGTYCSLALDINGRPRIAYYDETNHDLLYAQGSAVNDPTWTIQTVDSVGDVGKYCSLALDSAGKPRISYYDTTNTALKYAEGTLATSPSFTITTVESANDVGQYSSLALDSGGFPRIAYYDVTNGDLRYAQGSAAVSPTWTIGTVDTTNSVGTYCSLVLDSDDKPVIGYYDSIDGNLKIAEGDSSEGPAWSVSILDDGQAEAETDTNDVGRYVSLVLDENDNPHLSYQDVTNNSLKYRYCIGNDTSGYPPSCTVTAPASPAISIPLTFTVAFSEDVDGFASTDVDIDNGYISGFIETTPNSVYRVEVTPYASGTVSCYVPGDAANSTSTGFGNLPSNTASASFVDEVPSVVVSDAIGQSDPTSSLPIHFAIIFSEPVYGLTADDIEISGTAGATDTVLDGGGSYYDLVIRSAAGKGSITVSVPANVATNAAGSGNTASASDSIWYDGSAPECTINQAGSQDDPTTDGTINYTAVFTEPVIGFAGSYTASDISRVLVIAGNAGFSSKQAVITPIGTADSYGHYSNYNVAVRGMSSSGTVRVSIPEGAAWDCNPSGVGINTNEESTSTDNVVQYYYSGDTAPSVLVNQATWQSDPTENTTIHFTAVFSEIVTGFTDSDVVLDGTAGATTASVTSTSGGTTYDIAVSGMIKSGTVIVTIPIGVAQDADGNGNKPSESTDNTVQYYMPLTVSVAPGASQSDPATTLPIVFTATFSKVVSPTDFTSSDIEVSGTAFEDGTTPTVTVSNADSTYKVYTISVSNIHKSGTVTVRIPGDVVTVDGFGNSASGTASVQYDAPAPTVEVNQAEGQADPTNGSVIHFTAVFSDTVTGFSSSGVTVSGAGADTVTITGSGTTYDIAVSGMDEFGVVEVNVNAGAAYNADNISNAASTSTDNEVTYDNVSPSVVVARATTQSTTVYDVSAVNFKVTFSEAVSGFASSDVVISGTACASTATITGSGAVYNVAVSGMTTDGTVTMSIPANVVTDFAGNSNTASTTDTTYAPLVTYYSTPAVTINQASYQDDPVQACPIYFTAVFNEPVTDFDDTSDLYIVKSDPTTLTGTAVPTFTETGPANNVGKYSFLTVDPSDNLHVSYFDSTANTLKYATGNAANSRWSTGIADAGGWAACTSLAVNGLGYPRISYYDMVDSDLKYAIWNGSRWDSQTVDEAGDVGQYTSLKLSSTGVPYISYYDATNTRLKYAYYKNSVWHCSVVDGGADADDNVGIHSSLALDASGRPRIAYYDLENGDLLYAEGSAAENPTWTIKTVDFSSYVGAYVSLALDSAGKPRISYYDEWNGNLKYAEGDAATNPTFTVMTVDDGKDGDDDYDVGQFSSLKLDSNGLPRISYYDATDNVLKYAQGNAASSPITWTIITADDGDPADAEDPGDDVGMYSSLILDSSDIPIISYYDATNGNLKYAYGDAAIATSFTDATMTDGTTYEIAVNGLVGEGTVTAAVPADVAADSAGIKNKASTSTDNHVHLDNQPPAVEISLANGQSGTTNVSPINFVVTFNETVIGFDADKVTVTGTGTGGTAAIEKIVTPIAAGIQYNVSVSGMVEGTVKLGVGAGVVVDTAGNANTASTTEEAGVTDTVLYDTTSPIATIDLADGQDDPTMVLPINFKVTLSEAVTSFTEDNVDISDSTVGDNLSVEVSAIDALSYSVTVDDASHSGSVIINIPVGSLQDAAGNYNVNAADEANIIDNEVVYDDQTNPTVTITKADGQADIVNTQPVRFEVVFSEPVTGFGDSADDVMISGTAGGTKTAIVTGSSATYTVSVYGMTSTGTVQIDIPEGAAADLSGFNDSEASDGGDNVVTYDIASPTVTMEPAIGQDNPTDVSPVHFRVLFSEAVSGFTSSDVTVSGTANPTTAVVTPGDGSLNSIYDVVVSGMTSSGFVAISIPAGAAYDEAGNASLDGFLLDQISYNWPGPSVTITKFDDQADPTNMSTIYFTVVFSTEVTGFEGSDVTLDGSADPTNAEVTSIDGAIYTVAVSGMSSSGDVTISIPMDSAYDLDGNGNVASGECTVEYDMDVPSVILSRAPGQEDSTRTIPISFKAVFSEPISGFTKSDVKLTGTAGGTKSITVLEADPLDKTTYTITVSGLTSAGTVIAQIPAGVVSDEAGNLNTVSSSVTVTYAWQPLTATLSLAEGQADPTKDSPINLVVVFSEAVTDFVTGDITLGGTAAATQAVITNTGDNKTYSVAISGMSKTGEVIAYVEADEAHNDYGDGNLVTGTVSVDFDGVAPTVAITSPTTDTQCTRNVNTVSIAGTASDDSGIANVKWSNSKGSNGECSGTTSWSTGDITITSDGDDSYSETITITVTDTAGNKATDSLIVNVLERTPSDDIWTDIAMVSLPIIPDETDPKMAVGFYSNSWAMYDTLANEYVMYPDEQTYFDPANETPGRGFWVRFGSTRITPTGMIPSQESDATIHLYAGWNIIGNPFVSNVTWDPDAIKVSYSGHTYSLSEADDLVGNYAWGWDPEAGSYYLVYDKTEVSDAVGVLAPWQAFWVKAEAECDLVLPAP; encoded by the coding sequence ATGATTGCCGCAAGCGGCTTATGGGCACAGGTTGGTGTCACCATTACTGCGCCAAGCACTCAGGTGATAGGCCAGCCGGGTGTAAACATGCCGGTAACGTTCTATATAACACTCACCACCACCGGTGAGGGAGTGATAAGCATTAAGGATGCCAGCAAAATTATTCTATATTGCAGTCCTGATACGGATATATATGCCACTCCTTTTCCATTGGGGGACAAATGCGACAGCGGCAATGGCAACCTTACATTAGTCTCTGTTTCAGGCAATGTAATTACCTATACTGTATATCCTGCCAAGGATTGCCAGCTTAGTCTGTATATCGGCGCAGGTGCATTTACGACTTCCGATGATGAGCCACTGACAAATGAGGAGGATGTGGCTGGTCCTGTTGTCACGTACATTGATGCGCCGCGCACTAAAATTACTCCCATATCAAGCGATCCGACAAATGACCCGAATGTATTCTTCCACATAGAGTTCAGCAAGGCAGTAAGTGGTTTTTCCGGCAGCGATATTGAGTTTGAGTCGGTAAGCAATGCGGGGGCCGCAGGCGGCACAAAAACGGCTGTTTTGACTGAGGATGATGGATATTCAGGAGAGGTATTTACCGTCGGCGTAAGCGGAATGACCTACCCCGGCCGTGTCAGGATTTATGTGCCGCAAGACAGTGCGACCTCGGACGACCAGGGTGTAGGAAACTGGTCAGCAAGTCAGTGTGCATGCACTGTCAACTCAGTCGTATATGATGATGTTGCGCCATCTGGCTTGGCGTTAACTCGGCCGGATGCAGGTGATGGTATTAGTGTGGTGTCTGATAATTCTGCCACATACACCACTGCCAGACCCATTATAGACATTGCAGGTAATGTTACTGATGACACAAGCGTCGCCCGAGTAACCTGGTCAAATGACCGCGGCGGCAGCGGTACATGTACGGGCACAACATCTTGGGCTAAAAACGGCATTTATCTTGAGCCGGGCACAAATGTAATTACAATTACCGCTTATGATACTGCGGGCAATTCGGTTTCATATACGCTCAGTGTTGGTTGTACCAATAGATACTGGAATGACGTGGCCGATGACGGTGGGTCATATGGTGTGACGGCAACGCTAGGTTTGGCGAGTTCTCTCAAGCTGGACCCGGACAGTGGTTATCCAAAAGTCAGCTACTACGACAGCACAAATGGCGACCTGAAGTATGCGGCTTGGGACGGCACTCAATGGCAGGTGCAGACTCTGGACGGCAGCGCTTCAAATGTAGGTTCCTATACATCGCTTGCGCTTGATTCCGATGGGAACCCACATATAGCTTACTATGATGTCACCAATACTGACCTTAAGTATATCTACTTAAGGAATGGTGTATGGAAATCCGGTATAGTTGACGGATCATCAGGGGCCAGTGACAGAGTGGGCACGTATTGTTCCCTTGCTCTGGATATCAATGGCAGACCCCGAATAGCCTATTACGACGAGACCAATCATGACCTTCTTTACGCCCAGGGCAGTGCTGTGAACGACCCGACGTGGACAATACAGACTGTCGATTCGGTCGGTGATGTGGGCAAATACTGCTCGCTGGCACTGGACTCTGCCGGTAAGCCGCGTATCAGTTATTATGATACGACCAATACAGCTTTGAAATATGCCGAAGGCACCTTGGCCACAAGCCCTTCATTTACTATCACAACTGTCGAAAGTGCAAACGATGTTGGCCAGTACAGCTCTCTGGCACTGGATTCCGGCGGCTTTCCGCGTATTGCATATTATGATGTCACGAACGGTGACCTAAGATATGCCCAAGGCAGCGCAGCTGTAAGTCCGACTTGGACAATAGGAACAGTAGACACAACAAACAGCGTGGGGACGTATTGTTCACTTGTCCTGGATTCAGATGATAAGCCTGTTATCGGTTACTATGACTCCATTGACGGCAACCTCAAGATAGCAGAGGGTGACAGCAGTGAGGGTCCGGCTTGGTCAGTATCAATTTTGGATGATGGCCAGGCGGAGGCGGAGACAGACACCAACGATGTCGGACGATATGTGTCTCTGGTATTGGACGAAAATGACAATCCTCACTTGAGCTATCAGGATGTGACGAACAATTCTCTGAAATACAGATATTGTATCGGCAATGATACGTCCGGTTATCCACCGAGCTGTACAGTTACAGCCCCGGCGAGTCCGGCAATTTCAATACCGTTGACATTCACTGTTGCTTTTTCTGAGGATGTAGATGGTTTTGCATCCACTGATGTAGACATCGACAACGGCTATATTTCAGGCTTTATTGAGACGACACCGAACAGTGTCTATCGGGTTGAGGTTACTCCATACGCAAGCGGCACGGTGAGCTGTTATGTCCCTGGTGATGCGGCAAATTCAACTTCCACTGGTTTTGGTAATCTTCCATCAAATACTGCCAGTGCGAGTTTTGTGGATGAAGTGCCGAGTGTAGTTGTCAGTGATGCAATTGGACAGTCTGACCCCACATCGTCGTTGCCGATCCACTTCGCGATAATATTCAGCGAGCCGGTATATGGCCTTACAGCTGATGACATAGAGATCAGCGGGACTGCGGGCGCCACCGACACTGTCCTCGACGGCGGTGGTTCCTATTATGACCTGGTTATCAGGTCAGCGGCAGGCAAGGGCAGCATTACTGTCTCTGTTCCTGCAAATGTCGCCACAAATGCTGCGGGCAGTGGTAATACCGCATCTGCAAGCGATTCTATCTGGTATGATGGATCAGCTCCTGAGTGTACGATAAACCAGGCTGGTTCTCAGGACGATCCAACTACCGACGGGACGATCAACTATACAGCCGTATTTACAGAGCCGGTTATTGGCTTTGCAGGTTCTTACACTGCATCTGACATCTCACGTGTGCTTGTAATAGCTGGCAACGCCGGTTTTTCGTCCAAACAGGCCGTAATAACACCTATCGGCACAGCCGATTCATATGGTCATTACAGCAATTACAATGTGGCCGTGAGGGGGATGTCAAGCAGCGGCACGGTAAGAGTCTCTATTCCTGAGGGAGCCGCCTGGGATTGTAATCCGTCGGGTGTCGGTATCAATACCAATGAGGAATCTACAAGCACTGACAACGTTGTTCAATATTACTATTCCGGTGACACTGCTCCCTCGGTGCTTGTAAACCAGGCTACTTGGCAAAGTGACCCTACAGAGAACACCACAATTCATTTCACTGCTGTGTTTTCAGAGATTGTAACAGGCTTTACGGATAGCGATGTAGTGTTGGACGGCACGGCTGGTGCGACGACTGCCTCGGTCACATCGACGAGTGGTGGAACTACATATGACATAGCCGTAAGTGGAATGATCAAGTCGGGCACTGTCATAGTCACCATACCGATTGGTGTGGCGCAAGATGCTGACGGTAATGGCAATAAGCCTTCTGAGAGCACAGACAATACTGTGCAATACTATATGCCGCTGACTGTCAGTGTGGCGCCTGGGGCATCTCAATCGGATCCAGCGACAACGCTGCCTATAGTCTTCACTGCTACATTCAGTAAGGTGGTGTCTCCGACTGACTTTACATCATCAGATATAGAGGTCAGCGGGACGGCATTTGAGGATGGCACAACACCAACCGTGACGGTATCTAATGCAGACTCGACTTACAAGGTGTATACGATATCGGTGAGCAACATACATAAGTCGGGTACAGTGACGGTCAGGATACCTGGAGATGTCGTCACTGTGGACGGGTTCGGCAACTCGGCCTCCGGAACTGCCAGTGTCCAGTATGACGCTCCCGCTCCTACAGTCGAGGTAAACCAGGCTGAAGGTCAAGCTGATCCGACCAATGGTTCCGTCATTCACTTCACTGCAGTGTTCAGTGACACGGTCACCGGGTTCAGCAGCAGCGGCGTCACAGTATCCGGTGCGGGCGCAGACACAGTAACAATTACCGGGTCCGGCACAACATATGACATTGCGGTCAGCGGAATGGACGAATTTGGTGTGGTTGAAGTAAACGTCAACGCAGGTGCTGCATACAATGCAGATAACATAAGCAATGCGGCGTCAACCAGCACGGATAATGAAGTAACTTATGATAATGTAAGCCCGAGTGTAGTTGTTGCGCGTGCCACAACACAGTCGACGACTGTATATGATGTTTCCGCAGTCAACTTCAAGGTTACTTTCAGCGAGGCAGTTTCAGGATTCGCAAGCTCGGATGTTGTGATAAGCGGCACAGCGTGTGCGTCGACCGCGACGATTACCGGCAGTGGTGCGGTATACAACGTCGCTGTAAGCGGAATGACGACTGACGGCACGGTGACGATGAGTATTCCTGCGAATGTGGTCACCGACTTTGCCGGCAACAGCAATACCGCGTCGACTACTGATACAACATATGCTCCATTAGTCACATATTACAGCACGCCTGCCGTGACTATAAACCAGGCATCTTATCAAGATGACCCGGTGCAGGCATGCCCGATATACTTCACCGCGGTATTCAACGAACCGGTTACGGATTTCGATGATACCTCAGATCTGTATATTGTAAAATCGGACCCGACGACTCTGACTGGGACCGCGGTCCCAACGTTCACTGAAACCGGACCGGCCAATAATGTCGGCAAGTACAGTTTCTTGACTGTCGATCCATCAGACAACTTGCATGTTAGTTATTTCGATTCGACAGCCAATACGCTCAAGTATGCCACCGGCAATGCCGCAAACTCACGGTGGTCTACCGGCATCGCCGATGCGGGCGGCTGGGCCGCGTGTACTTCGCTGGCAGTAAATGGTTTAGGTTATCCAAGAATAAGCTATTACGATATGGTTGATAGCGATCTGAAATATGCAATCTGGAACGGTTCGAGATGGGACAGCCAGACTGTTGATGAGGCAGGTGATGTTGGGCAGTATACGTCGCTGAAACTCAGTTCTACAGGTGTCCCGTATATCAGCTACTATGATGCAACAAATACCAGACTGAAGTATGCGTATTATAAGAACAGCGTTTGGCATTGCTCTGTTGTGGATGGCGGTGCTGATGCGGACGATAATGTCGGTATTCACAGCTCCTTAGCCCTCGATGCAAGCGGCAGACCGCGTATAGCTTATTATGACCTGGAAAACGGCGACCTGCTTTATGCCGAGGGAAGCGCTGCCGAGAATCCAACATGGACTATTAAGACAGTCGATTTTAGCAGCTATGTCGGCGCATATGTATCCCTTGCGCTGGATTCGGCCGGCAAGCCCAGGATCAGTTATTATGACGAGTGGAATGGCAACCTGAAATACGCCGAAGGCGATGCTGCGACCAATCCTACATTTACGGTAATGACCGTAGATGACGGCAAAGACGGTGACGACGACTACGATGTAGGTCAGTTCAGTTCATTGAAGCTGGATTCGAATGGTCTTCCTCGAATAAGCTATTATGATGCGACCGACAATGTCCTGAAATACGCTCAAGGCAATGCAGCATCCTCTCCTATCACATGGACCATAATCACCGCCGACGATGGTGACCCGGCTGATGCTGAGGATCCTGGGGATGATGTTGGTATGTATAGTTCTTTGATACTTGACTCTTCTGATATTCCTATCATCAGCTATTATGACGCAACCAATGGCAACCTGAAGTATGCGTATGGTGACGCAGCGATTGCAACTTCATTTACCGATGCGACAATGACAGATGGCACGACGTATGAGATTGCTGTAAACGGCTTGGTAGGCGAGGGAACTGTCACAGCGGCGGTTCCTGCGGATGTTGCGGCTGACAGCGCCGGGATCAAGAACAAAGCTTCAACCAGCACGGACAATCATGTTCATCTGGATAATCAACCTCCGGCTGTGGAAATCAGTCTTGCCAATGGTCAGTCCGGCACGACCAATGTAAGCCCAATCAACTTCGTTGTAACATTCAACGAGACAGTAATTGGGTTTGACGCCGATAAAGTGACAGTTACCGGCACCGGCACGGGCGGTACAGCGGCTATAGAAAAGATTGTGACCCCGATCGCAGCGGGCATTCAATATAATGTTTCCGTGAGCGGTATGGTTGAAGGAACGGTGAAACTTGGAGTCGGAGCCGGAGTGGTAGTTGACACTGCGGGCAATGCAAATACGGCGTCCACAACAGAAGAGGCAGGTGTAACGGACACAGTTCTTTACGACACGACCTCACCGATTGCTACTATAGATTTGGCTGATGGACAGGATGATCCAACGATGGTTCTGCCGATCAATTTCAAGGTGACCTTGTCTGAAGCCGTTACGAGCTTTACAGAAGACAACGTTGATATTTCCGATAGCACGGTCGGCGACAACCTGAGTGTCGAGGTCAGCGCAATTGATGCCCTGTCATACTCAGTCACGGTCGATGATGCTTCTCATTCGGGCAGTGTAATAATCAATATCCCAGTGGGGTCGCTTCAGGATGCTGCGGGTAATTATAACGTTAACGCCGCAGACGAAGCGAATATCATTGACAACGAAGTAGTCTACGATGACCAGACGAACCCGACTGTTACAATAACCAAGGCTGATGGCCAGGCTGACATAGTCAATACGCAGCCGGTCAGGTTCGAGGTTGTTTTCAGCGAGCCGGTTACCGGTTTTGGTGACAGTGCTGATGATGTTATGATATCCGGCACAGCCGGCGGAACAAAAACAGCCATAGTAACGGGCAGTTCGGCGACGTATACAGTATCCGTTTACGGTATGACATCGACGGGGACTGTTCAGATAGACATTCCCGAGGGTGCTGCTGCTGACCTTAGTGGATTTAATGACAGCGAGGCCTCCGACGGCGGCGATAATGTGGTCACATATGATATTGCCTCACCGACGGTGACGATGGAACCAGCCATAGGCCAGGATAATCCTACTGATGTCAGCCCAGTCCACTTTAGGGTCTTATTCTCTGAGGCGGTGTCAGGCTTTACTTCATCCGATGTGACTGTCAGTGGTACTGCGAACCCGACAACGGCTGTTGTTACTCCTGGCGACGGTTCACTAAACAGCATATATGACGTTGTGGTTTCGGGGATGACAAGTTCTGGATTTGTGGCGATATCAATTCCCGCGGGCGCTGCCTATGATGAGGCAGGCAATGCGAGTCTGGACGGTTTTCTCCTTGACCAGATATCGTATAACTGGCCGGGACCATCAGTTACAATAACAAAGTTCGACGATCAGGCAGACCCGACAAACATGTCAACAATATACTTCACTGTTGTATTCAGCACTGAAGTAACTGGTTTTGAAGGCAGCGATGTGACGCTCGACGGTTCGGCTGATCCGACAAATGCTGAAGTTACCAGCATCGATGGTGCGATATACACAGTAGCTGTGAGCGGCATGAGCAGCTCAGGTGATGTGACAATATCGATTCCGATGGATTCTGCATATGACCTGGACGGCAATGGAAACGTCGCATCGGGTGAATGCACTGTAGAGTATGATATGGATGTCCCATCTGTTATTCTGAGCAGGGCCCCCGGTCAGGAAGATAGCACCAGGACTATTCCAATCAGCTTTAAGGCAGTATTTAGCGAGCCTATTTCAGGGTTTACGAAGTCAGATGTAAAACTAACAGGTACTGCCGGCGGCACGAAGAGTATTACAGTGTTGGAGGCAGATCCACTTGATAAGACTACATATACCATTACTGTAAGTGGGCTGACATCGGCGGGCACCGTAATAGCGCAGATACCTGCGGGTGTCGTCAGTGATGAAGCGGGTAATCTAAACACGGTTTCATCATCCGTGACAGTCACATATGCCTGGCAGCCTCTGACTGCAACTCTCAGCCTTGCCGAAGGCCAGGCTGACCCTACCAAAGATTCTCCGATCAATTTGGTGGTTGTTTTCAGCGAAGCTGTCACTGACTTTGTGACCGGTGACATAACACTCGGCGGAACTGCTGCGGCTACACAGGCTGTTATAACCAACACCGGTGACAACAAGACATATTCGGTTGCCATAAGTGGAATGAGCAAGACCGGAGAAGTGATTGCTTATGTTGAGGCAGATGAAGCGCACAATGATTACGGAGATGGTAATCTTGTAACAGGCACAGTGAGCGTCGATTTCGACGGTGTGGCTCCGACAGTTGCGATCACATCGCCGACGACAGATACCCAATGCACAAGAAACGTCAATACGGTTTCGATTGCAGGGACTGCATCGGATGACAGCGGCATTGCTAATGTGAAATGGTCGAATTCAAAGGGGAGCAATGGTGAGTGCAGCGGAACCACGTCCTGGAGCACTGGCGACATCACTATTACAAGTGATGGTGATGACAGCTACAGCGAAACGATAACTATAACAGTGACGGATACGGCGGGTAATAAAGCGACTGACTCACTTATTGTAAACGTGCTTGAGAGGACTCCAAGTGATGATATATGGACTGATATAGCGATGGTATCTCTACCGATCATCCCTGATGAGACTGATCCAAAGATGGCAGTTGGTTTCTATTCAAATAGCTGGGCGATGTATGACACTCTGGCCAATGAGTATGTAATGTATCCCGATGAGCAGACATACTTTGATCCCGCCAATGAAACGCCGGGACGTGGGTTCTGGGTGCGATTCGGCAGTACGCGCATAACGCCCACAGGAATGATTCCATCACAGGAAAGTGATGCGACAATCCACTTATACGCCGGCTGGAATATAATCGGCAATCCGTTTGTGTCGAATGTAACCTGGGATCCTGATGCCATAAAGGTAAGTTACTCAGGGCACACGTACAGCCTTAGCGAGGCTGATGACCTTGTCGGAAATTATGCCTGGGGATGGGATCCTGAAGCGGGTAGCTACTATCTGGTATACGATAAAACTGAAGTGTCTGATGCGGTCGGTGTATTAGCGCCATGGCAGGCATTCTGGGTCAAGGCCGAGGCAGAATGTGATCTCGTCTTGCCTGCGCCTTAA
- a CDS encoding histidine phosphatase family protein yields MITLYLVRHGETVHNLEGRIQGHADSPLTPLGVKQAEAAAARLASEKLDAIYSSDLGRAVATAEIISAPHSLSVQTTELIREACFDKVQGLTQKEFKQQYPEDYRRWREDSVHYRPPGAETLESLISRCGEFLQMISEKHKDGERLLAVVHGGSLRGLICAACSLEPTFFRCLRMSNAGISILDLGDRPALSLFNDTCHLRKIRVTEEDADNS; encoded by the coding sequence ATGATAACTTTATATCTGGTCAGACACGGCGAGACCGTGCACAATCTCGAGGGCAGGATCCAGGGTCATGCCGACTCGCCTTTGACTCCACTCGGCGTAAAACAGGCTGAAGCAGCGGCGGCTCGATTAGCCTCTGAAAAGTTAGATGCCATATATTCCAGCGACCTGGGTCGCGCCGTTGCCACTGCTGAGATCATATCTGCACCGCATAGCCTGTCTGTTCAGACCACTGAGCTGATCCGAGAAGCATGCTTTGATAAAGTTCAAGGTTTGACTCAGAAAGAATTCAAACAGCAGTATCCGGAAGACTATCGCAGATGGCGTGAAGATTCGGTGCATTACCGTCCGCCGGGAGCCGAAACTCTGGAAAGCCTGATATCCCGCTGCGGCGAGTTCCTGCAAATGATATCGGAAAAACATAAAGATGGTGAGCGCCTGCTTGCAGTGGTGCATGGCGGTTCTCTTCGAGGCCTCATATGCGCTGCTTGCAGTCTGGAACCAACGTTTTTTCGATGCCTGCGTATGTCCAATGCCGGTATTTCTATACTTGATCTGGGTGATCGTCCTGCTTTATCGCTCTTTAACGATACGTGTCACCTGCGCAAAATCAGAGTCACAGAAGAAGACGCTGACAACTCTTGA